The following are encoded together in the Deltaproteobacteria bacterium genome:
- a CDS encoding bifunctional 5,10-methylene-tetrahydrofolate dehydrogenase/5,10-methylene-tetrahydrofolate cyclohydrolase codes for MAAKLIKGAEVAKEIRAELKQEVAEMKEKHGVEPGLVTILVGENPASQSYVRAKQKAAHELGFYSVQDNQPEDISEADLLGLIDKYNKDPKIHGILVQLPLPKAIDDQKVLLAIDPDKDVDGFHPTNVGKLLIGNPYYRPCTPFGIQELLIRSGTQVEGAEVVVVGRSNIVGKPIAAMLMQKGPGANATVTVVHTRTKDVAFHTKRADILIVAAGVTEYVKGDMIKPGAVVIDVGVNEVGRTPEGKRILKGDVAFDEAVEVASAITPVPGGVGPMTITMLMKNTVQAARVHHNL; via the coding sequence ATGGCAGCAAAACTAATCAAAGGAGCGGAGGTGGCCAAAGAGATCCGTGCTGAGCTGAAGCAGGAAGTGGCTGAAATGAAGGAAAAGCACGGTGTGGAGCCCGGATTGGTAACTATACTCGTGGGCGAGAATCCCGCTTCGCAGAGCTATGTCCGTGCCAAGCAAAAAGCGGCGCATGAACTCGGCTTCTATTCGGTGCAGGACAATCAGCCTGAAGATATCAGCGAAGCTGACCTTCTCGGTCTCATTGACAAGTATAACAAAGACCCCAAGATTCACGGTATACTGGTGCAGCTTCCCCTGCCGAAGGCTATAGACGATCAGAAAGTCCTGCTGGCAATTGATCCAGACAAGGATGTGGACGGATTTCATCCAACCAACGTGGGAAAACTGCTCATTGGCAATCCCTATTATCGACCCTGTACACCCTTTGGCATACAAGAGTTGCTCATCCGCTCAGGGACCCAGGTTGAAGGTGCCGAGGTGGTGGTGGTGGGGCGTTCCAACATCGTTGGCAAGCCCATCGCTGCCATGCTTATGCAGAAAGGTCCAGGTGCTAATGCTACCGTTACTGTGGTCCATACTCGTACAAAAGATGTGGCCTTCCACACAAAGCGAGCCGACATTCTCATTGTGGCAGCTGGGGTGACCGAGTACGTCAAAGGAGATATGATCAAGCCGGGGGCAGTGGTAATCGATGTGGGCGTCAATGAGGTGGGAAGAACTCCTGAAGGCAAACGCATCCTCAAAGGAGACGTTGCCTTTGATGAAGCGGTGGAGGTTGCCTCGGCAATCACACCTGTTCCTGGTGGCGTTGGTCCTATGACCATTACCATGCTTATGAAGAACACTG
- a CDS encoding formate--tetrahydrofolate ligase, with protein MAYDAVKMADWQISEAAEKNMPTPDEWREKLGLEKDEILPMGRLCKLDFLKIIERLKDKPDGKYIEVTAITPTPLGEGKSTTSCGLMEGLGKRGVNVGGCLRQPSGGPTMNIKGTAAGGGNSLLIPMTEFSMGLTGDINDIMNAHNLAMTALTARMQHERNYNDEQLQRLTRMRRLEVDPTRVEMGWIMDFCAQSLRNIIIGIGGRYDGFMMQSKFGIAVSSELMAILSIVRDLADLRERLNNITVAFDKKGDVVTTRDLEVGNAMTAWMRNTINPTLMCTAEYQPCMVHAGPFANIAVGQSSIIGDRVGLKIFDYHVTESGFGADIGFEKFWNVKCRYSGLKPHVSVLTTTIRALKMHGGGPKVVAGLPLPEEYQHEDLELLEKGVANMVHHINTIRMSGINPVVCINCFHTDTKDEIALVRKYAEEAGARCAVSTHWADGGDGALEFADAVMDACDEESEFKFLYPIEMKLRDRVETIAKNVYGADGVTWTPEAEAKAKMLESDPKYDDYTTMMVKTHLSLTHDPAVKGVPKGWTLPVRDVLIFSGAKFLCPCCGTISLMPGTCSDPAFRRVDVDVKTGKVTGLF; from the coding sequence ATGGCTTATGACGCAGTAAAAATGGCAGACTGGCAAATTTCGGAGGCAGCTGAGAAAAACATGCCCACTCCTGATGAGTGGCGAGAGAAGCTTGGTTTGGAAAAAGACGAGATCCTCCCCATGGGAAGATTGTGCAAACTGGATTTTCTGAAGATCATTGAGAGATTGAAGGACAAGCCAGACGGCAAGTACATCGAGGTAACTGCTATTACGCCAACACCACTTGGCGAGGGCAAAAGCACCACCTCTTGCGGCCTCATGGAGGGATTGGGCAAGCGAGGCGTCAATGTGGGTGGCTGTCTGCGACAGCCCTCGGGCGGTCCCACTATGAATATAAAGGGGACTGCGGCCGGCGGCGGCAATTCTCTGCTCATTCCCATGACCGAATTTTCCATGGGTCTTACCGGCGATATCAATGACATCATGAATGCCCACAACTTGGCCATGACTGCCCTCACAGCGAGGATGCAGCATGAACGCAACTACAATGACGAACAACTGCAGCGTCTTACTCGCATGCGCAGACTGGAGGTTGATCCCACCCGTGTTGAGATGGGCTGGATTATGGATTTCTGTGCTCAGTCCCTGCGAAACATCATCATTGGCATCGGCGGCCGGTATGACGGTTTCATGATGCAGTCCAAATTCGGCATCGCGGTGAGTTCGGAACTTATGGCTATCTTGTCAATTGTCCGTGACCTGGCAGACCTGCGCGAGCGGTTGAACAACATCACGGTAGCCTTCGATAAAAAGGGCGATGTGGTAACCACCCGCGATTTGGAAGTGGGCAATGCCATGACCGCCTGGATGCGAAATACTATTAATCCTACCTTGATGTGCACCGCGGAATACCAGCCATGCATGGTTCATGCTGGGCCCTTTGCCAATATTGCCGTGGGGCAATCTTCCATTATTGGCGACCGCGTAGGTCTCAAGATTTTCGATTACCATGTGACAGAATCCGGCTTTGGCGCAGATATCGGCTTCGAAAAATTCTGGAACGTCAAATGCCGTTACAGTGGCTTGAAACCTCATGTGTCCGTGCTCACCACCACCATTCGTGCTCTGAAAATGCACGGCGGCGGTCCCAAGGTGGTGGCTGGTCTGCCCCTGCCCGAAGAGTACCAGCATGAGGACCTGGAATTGCTGGAAAAGGGTGTTGCCAACATGGTGCATCACATCAACACCATCAGGATGTCGGGGATCAATCCGGTGGTGTGTATCAATTGCTTTCACACAGATACCAAGGATGAAATTGCTCTGGTGAGAAAGTATGCCGAGGAAGCAGGAGCGCGCTGCGCCGTTTCTACTCACTGGGCTGATGGCGGCGATGGTGCCCTCGAGTTTGCTGATGCGGTGATGGATGCCTGTGACGAAGAATCCGAATTCAAATTCCTCTACCCTATCGAAATGAAACTGCGGGATCGTGTCGAAACTATTGCCAAGAACGTTTACGGCGCTGATGGGGTGACCTGGACACCTGAGGCCGAGGCCAAGGCCAAGATGCTCGAGTCCGATCCCAAGTATGACGACTACACCACCATGATGGTGAAGACGCACCTCTCACTGACGCATGATCCGGCAGTGAAGGGTGTGCCCAAAGGGTGGACTCTCCCCGTTCGTGATGTGCTGATCTTCTCGGGGGCCAAGTTCCTCTGCCCCTGCTGCGGTACCATCAGCCTGATGCCGGGAACCTGCTCCGACCCAGCCTTCCGCAGGGTGGATGTGGATGTGAAAACTGGCAAGGTGACGGGGCTTTTCTAG
- a CDS encoding DNA polymerase III subunit beta, translating to MEFTIQKEDFLKGLQKAQSVAEKRSSMPILSNVLIEAKEDAIQLTATDLEVSFTGKYPAQIFAQGAITVQARKFYEIVKELPAAEIKVTEKENQWLHISSANSEFNLVGLPPDQFPQVARHDELPWISMDSPLLKDMIDRTIFAVSTEETRYNLAGIYFEKIFAEEKATGLRLVATDGHRLSMMERPLENIEQFPFQKGAIVPRKGMYEVSRLLEEAAEVKVAFDDNNAVFQLAETSLVVRLIDGDFPDYSTVIPREFKITLEIEREKFMEMLKRMIIISTDRYRGIRCNITEGSIEIISNNPEIGDAREQMPIAYYGDDMTIAFNPRYFLDALSVMSSEKITINMVDQSSACIISGNDDEGYCAIVMPMRLE from the coding sequence ATGGAATTTACCATTCAAAAAGAAGACTTTCTCAAAGGCTTACAAAAGGCTCAGAGTGTTGCTGAAAAAAGGAGTTCAATGCCAATCCTCTCCAACGTGCTCATTGAAGCAAAAGAAGACGCCATTCAACTAACAGCAACCGATCTCGAAGTAAGCTTCACAGGCAAATACCCTGCGCAAATATTTGCCCAGGGAGCCATTACTGTCCAGGCTCGCAAATTTTACGAAATTGTAAAAGAACTCCCTGCTGCAGAAATAAAGGTGACTGAAAAAGAAAACCAATGGCTTCACATCTCGAGTGCTAATTCAGAGTTCAATCTGGTTGGCCTGCCGCCCGATCAATTTCCCCAAGTGGCAAGACACGACGAATTGCCATGGATTTCAATGGATTCTCCACTGCTCAAAGACATGATAGATAGAACCATCTTTGCGGTCTCTACTGAAGAAACCCGCTACAATCTTGCCGGCATTTATTTTGAAAAGATATTTGCAGAAGAAAAAGCAACAGGTTTGAGACTGGTAGCAACCGACGGCCACCGCCTTTCCATGATGGAAAGACCTCTGGAAAATATAGAACAATTTCCTTTTCAGAAAGGTGCAATCGTGCCGAGGAAGGGGATGTATGAAGTCAGTCGACTTTTAGAGGAAGCGGCAGAGGTAAAAGTAGCATTTGATGACAATAATGCCGTGTTTCAGTTAGCAGAAACCTCTCTTGTTGTCAGACTTATCGATGGAGATTTTCCGGATTATTCTACGGTAATACCAAGAGAATTCAAAATAACTCTGGAAATAGAACGAGAAAAATTTATGGAGATGCTCAAGCGGATGATTATTATTTCTACTGACCGCTACAGAGGAATTCGCTGCAATATCACTGAAGGTTCTATAGAAATTATATCCAATAACCCGGAAATCGGCGACGCAAGAGAGCAAATGCCGATCGCTTATTACGGAGATGATATGACAATAGCTTTCAATCCCAGGTACTTCTTAGATGCTCTTTCAGTTATGAGTAGTGAGAAAATAACAATAAATATGGTAGACCAATCTAGTGCCTGTATCATCTCTGGCAACGATGATGAGGGATATTGCGCTATTGTTATGCCAATGCGTTTAGAATAA